The DNA sequence aattaaaaagaaagaaaacacatcaTAAAACCAGCCTTTTCTAATGTGATGCTGTACAATTACAACTTTTCTGTGTTGAAATATAATGAGAGTGAAATTCTCTGGTTGATTTTTCATTAGCTCCTGAGTTGAGGATGAAATTGGTATATCACTGTATAGTTGTTTTTAAGGGTTTGTAGTACTGATGAGCATgtctgattttgttgaactgcAATTTCTTATTTGGatgaaattaaaaaagaaataaaaaaaatattaacatttgATAAGTATTCTGAGTTTGCTGTTCTGTGATTTTCATTCCTGTCTGGATATTTTGAAGTCATTGAAGTCAGAACTATAATTCTGTACAGCCGAACTTTGATACAAGTGAAGCTATGAAACAAATTGAATGTCTGAAGCCCCTCCTTcccaatctaacatcctataaatttTATCTCTAGCTTTTgcacaaccctccaccaccccgtcacttcccttttaaccctgtcatctatcattcctgacTCAGCATATCACAGAAGGGATTGGCTTcttaccacaaagcagaagccactcCAACTCCTGCCCAAAACTCCTGAAGTTTTCACCCTCTCTTAAAGTCTTTTCCCAAATAATCATAAGCTGAAGGCATGGTCATAAATacgtacagtacagtacagtacagtacatggacagacagacacaataaccattattaattaattaatttgtaattGATGGGTTGTTGTTTAAACttgcagaaacagaaaaactgGAATTAGACCATTTAACatattatttaacatattatttatttattatttatacagtctcaatcaaaagtttggacaccactTTTTAAATGTGGTGTTCATGTTCTGAGCATAAAAGTATACTTATACttgcttggtcaagttggtcgcGCTGATAGACCAGCATGTCCATCAAATGAAAAAACAATGCTGGttaagagctaagctggtcaaccaccttacTTGTAACATAGGGGATGTTTTTTCTTGcctgaccagcttttcaacaaccttgcccatgaccctgatgccacttcactggttgtccttaaCTGAAGTatatttggtaggtactaaccaaTGCATACACCCCACATGGCCTGTTGCCAAGAACTAGTTGCCACTGGAACTAGATCATCAatattattcacttcacctgtcagtaaTGAGTAGGTATATGAGTAAGGATATTTGTGCTGTTTCTCATTATgataaattatataaacattatataacATCATTGTAATCGttataattgtataattatAAAGTTATATTATAAATGTTCATTCTATAGACATTTTATAGAAACGTTGTTCCTACGGGGTTGATATGATGTAATGCCCTTCGATCACACAcagatacatatatacacacacacacacacacacacacacacacacactagatgtTTGCTAGGGCATTGCTGGAAAATTTCAGTGGGGTTGCAATGCTGTTCCATTTGCCAAAAAATTTGAACTGCTAGATTGTATTCATTAAATTACAAAATTACAGTTCCTGAAGAACACGCATATTGCATATTGCCAAATGGTTGTTATGCTGTTCATTTTCCCCAAATTTGAAACAGAATGTATTTATAAACactaaaaagaaaattaaagaaaTTGCAAAGTGCTTGTATCAGcttcagatggttgctaaggtgttttctaagtggttgctatgcggttgctatgctgttctaTTTGTCTACAATTTGGAGTGTTGTATTCTAATCCACCACAAAGGTGCATCTCCTTAGGAAAACACAGAGTGATTGTGCAGACCAGGCAATTCCCacatggttgctaggtggctgctaaggggttgctaggtggttgatatgagGTTGTCACGCTGTTGTATATTTCTAGAATTGCGACAGTTCCTAAATACTAAAAAGTGGAATTTGCCTTCCGGATGCAGTGCGCTTGAGAACCCTTGCTTTATAGGgctgaaaatggttctttgggttcTCCTTTTAAGATGCACAACAATCTACAAGGAACCATCTAACCACACAGAACCACCACTgcctttaataaatatatttttaagcgTGTAGACTACGTGTGTAAATGCTGctgtgctagtgtgtgtgtgagagagagagagagagagagagagagtgcgtggCGCCTCCTCGTGCGTAGGTATGACACCGTGCGAGGGCGCGAACGCACCGCCGTCATTGGTCAGCTGAGCGCACGCACGCAGCGGATTGCGGTGGCTTTTGCGTGTCGTTTCCGGTGGGGTGGCGCTTTGATCCTCCGCAGCGCGTGCCGCTGTGGTTCAGCTCGAGGACGCGTCGATTAGGGGACTTCGATCAGACGCGTGATCGATACGCGCTCGATTACACGATGGCGAGCGGAGAAGGTGGTGAAACGCGCATGCGCGACGGAGCAGCACTCTCACACTGCTGCGTCTGAGCGAGGAGAGGCTCGTGACACGGAGCTGCTGCGCGTGAAGGAGACGGGGATGCTCGCGGCGGTGAGGTGAGACATCAAAGGCCACAAATACCGAGGATGtgtaaataatcaaataatcgCACCAAATAATCAGTATGCTGGTGTGAGAGCGGATTTGgcgcagctgtgtgtgtgtgtgtgtgtgtgtgtgtgtgtgtgtgtgtgtgtatgtatgtatgtgtgtgtgtgtgtgtgtgtgtgtgtgtgtgtttgtcatcaTACAGCATCGTTACCAATCGTCACGTGATCACAGAGCACCAACTCTAACAGCTGGCTGAGTGCAGAACATCTGGATCAGACCCTGAAGCAGTTTCACCTTCTACCTTTCATCACTCCTTATCTGTCATATACAGGGTTTGATTAGGGGTGTCCCGATCCTATCCACGTAGGGCCTATATCGATCTGATCCTTAACACTCCAATAACAATCCAGTCTGAGTACGCTAATGTTAGGTATTGGCCAATACCGATCTGATTTGAGTACATTAATACTGAGTATCGACCGATACCGACCCGAATTGAGCagcttaatgctgagtatccgAAATGATTACCTTATGATATGATTACCTCAGAACTGGACTgtcacttttttctttgtcctgtgtttttatttaatctATTTTTATCTTTCTCTATTGCTTGATTTTGTAGGTGGGGTTTCTTTGCACATTGCATAGTAATGCTCTATATAGAACTGTGATATCTGGATACTGAAATGCTTCTTTAGATGGTTTGatcagggcagtggtggctcagcggttagagcgccgggctcttgatgacagggttgtgggtttgatacctgggctcggcaagctgccactgttgggctcttgagcaagacccttcaccctctctactTCTTAGGCGCTGGAGTTAACTGCCCACCGCTCtttgtgtgctcactgcccctagttcactagtgtgtgtgttgactaccacagatgggtcaaatgcagaggacacatttcgctgtacatagtaaaatgcacctttacttttatcTTTAAATGTGGAGAAGGAGAACCTACAACCGATGCTTGTTTTTGCTGGGAGAGTAAATATACATGAGAAGGTACCTGTGCTATAATACACTGTAATCAAAAAGGGTTTTATGTGGTACTGCTACacaataaagggttctttgacagTGGAACTATTTTGGTGCTGCATAGAACAGTTTTAAGGTTCTGACTTCTGTAATGTGTTTTcctactgtatatactgtatatttaagcAGTCACATGGTTTCATATAGCTTTCACTTTTACAGAGGATCCACTGAAAGTCCTTTTAGACATACAGACCgatggatagatgaatgaaCAGTTGGATGTGTGGGTGTTTAGTTGGATAAgttgatagacagatagatagtcagacagatggacagatagacgaATTAATGGATCGGTGGATGGATAGATCACTACATAAATAGCtagaaataaaatgtatttacttaaaatagtttttattattttcattctCTCGTGGGAACTTTGCAGAAGGGGTTACTCCTGAGTAAATGCTTTAGGTCAGAATTTAACATTAAGATAATAGAGAGAGTGTGGGTTTCTTACCTGAGGGTTTTGAGCATCGGTGCATCAGGCCATTCATGAAAGGGTTGTGAGTTATATACCCGGTAAACTCGTAAACCGCCACTGctggggcccttgagcaaagccctttaccCTCCTTGAACCCTGGGCACCACAACGCTGGGCaagtgtgtgttcctgtgtcACTGTGAGTGTTTGCtcacttgtgtgtatgtgtgtgtgattttcctctgcagtgtgtagttgtATCCCCCCACAGCCCCCACCGTAATGCTACagcagaacaacaacaacaactacctGTGCCTGGACATGGCCCACAGGGAGCTGCTGCAGGGCTGCTCGAGAACCAGCGCCCCGCTCAGTTTCGGAGCCATTGGGTTCGGAGCTATCCCTTTGATCAAAGGCCTGAGGGCATGGGCCGTCAGCGGGGGCTTTAGTGCCAGAAGCAGGAGGAAAGCTGTGGGAGAAAACCACAACCATCAGCTGCCAGACAGGCCCAGAGGATGGTCATTATCACTTAAaatctgtattattattattattattattatttcttttcagAGCACTTTGAAATGAAGTCCTTTTGTGTCACTATTGCAGGAAAACAAAGGAGAACCTAGCTTCATTTCGTACTCCTGGTGCCCTGGTGACTGTGGCCACTCTGAAGGGTTCAGAGGGAGTACGACAGACGCAGACCCGGTGCCTCTTCCTCAAAGCAGAGGGATGCAGTTACCTCTGCACTGTGGGAAGCAACAGGGTGCCTGGGCCTAGAGCTGCAGGACAACGGATGCACCCAAAATCGGCAGAAGGGATGAGCCGAGGACGAAGAGCAAGTCAAGATGACGCTGGAGTTTGTGAGGTTAAACCGCAGGTCATCCGAAAGTGGAGAAAATCAAGTAAAATGGGGAAATCCACTGAGAAAAGCTCAGCGAGTGAGAGAAAAGACATTGTTTCGCCCTTAAAGCTAGACCAGGGTCCAGGGTCTAAATGGGACTCCTTCACCTCACAGACTGACGCACAGAGAGAAGCTCCAAGTGCAACGTCAGACTGTGCCAACACACAGTGTCTgaaggcaaaacacaagcatgCAGCAAGCACTACACAGTCAGGAACTGTAAACAAGAACACTGCTGTGAATGATGTTAATGAGAGTCACTTGCACCAGACGTGTGAACCAGACACTTCTGCTGAAGCTAGTTCCAGTGGATCCAGACCTCACAAGGACAGCCTGGATAGGGCCACAGCTGGTATTAAACATAAGAGCTACCCTGTAGCAGACATAAACCTGAACCACATTGCAAAATCCGAGGGCGAACCTTTGGGCAGCGCTGTGCCAAAATCCAAGGAGTTCAGTCCAGAATCTGAGGAGCTTATGCAAGTCAACATTGGCAGAAATGGAGCTGCAGAGGTAGAGGAGAACAGTAGCCAGAGCTATGAAGAGACTAGCATAGTTAATCCATCTAGAACCCCCTCAGATGGCACTCTGTTGATCAACACTGAGGAGGAACAGTCCAAGATCACAGTAGATGAAGACTTGCGTAAAAGTGGCAATGAGGTACCTGCGATCCTCGCTCTTTCAGAAGAAATGGATAAAGAGGAAGGCTTGGTCATGGCTGACACCAAGAGTCCAAAAGAACATACAAGTCATGGTCATGACCTTCCCGATGTTGTGAGTGAATCCAAGGTCAGAGTGGACAACAGCTcaaaaaaaaatgagaatgGCCGCACTATTTCTGATATGGAGGAAAACAAAGATGTGGCCAGCACCAAGAGTCTGGTGGAGAACTGCAGTACTGTGAGTATGCAAAGGATGGACCAAGACTCAGTTAAAGATGAGAATGACCAGCCTGAGGTAGTCTTGCATAAGAAGATTAAGGAGAAAGAGGATGCCTTGGACATGTCCAGCACGAATAGTCCTATAAAGGGTCCTggtgaaagagtggagagtagATCCAAGGCCAGTATGGACAAGGACCAAAAAGAGGTGACTATCTATTCTGAGGATGtccaaaaagatgaagatgaagcctTGGACTTGGTGATCATCAAGAATGCAGTGGAGGATTGTGGTCAGGATCTTGACCCTGCAAAATTGGAAAGTAGGGCTGGGTCGGACAAAGACTTAAAAATTGAGAATGGTCAGTCTGAAGTGGCTGTCCATTCTTATCAAATAGAGAAGTATGAAGAGAAAGTCTTGGATGTGGTCTCCACCAAGAGTCTAGTGGAGAGCCATGGTCAGGGTCATTATCCCACAGGGGTGTGTGAAATTAAAGTCATGGACATTGCCAACACCAGAAGTCCAAGAGAGgatcctggtcagggtcatgtTGGACCACTGGAGGAGTGTTGTCCTCctcagcaagtgaacagtggTTTTGAGGAACAGTGGTTTGCTAAATCTCCATCACAAGATCCTCCCAAAGCCTCTGTTGCTGTTACCATTGCCTGCCTGCCTAATCCAGCCTTCACTAGCACCTCCAACTCCACCACAGCCATAGCAACAGCCCCCCCAGCCCTAGGCAGGCAGGAGGAGGTGGGGGCTGGCTTTAGGAGCTTAGGGCCTCAGGCTGAATCGCAGCTTCTCTCAGAGCAGAAGAGAGGTCAGGACAGGAGCAAAGTGGCCACGAACGAAAGGCCTGTAGAGGTGGGTGcggaagaggaggatgagttTGGAGTCTTCATGCAGGCCGGGCAGGAGGAGATATGGACGGAAGACTTCAACAGGTTCCAACAAGTGCCTTCTAGGACACATGATGGCGTTGGTGAGTAGGGTGTTGTTTATACTGCGCcgcctgtcaaaagtttggggacaccttgtttttcaaaatgtttgttttgttgggtTGCATATTAGGATCTAAATGGTTTGGGTTTAGAAGAAAATTAAACATCATTGCTAGTTTTAGAGGCTGTGCTAGCTCagagataaaaaacaaagaacaaacATTTTCCTTTTAATCCACCACTGGGCCCTACGAGTCTCAGtttatgcaatcaaatcattatTTAGGCCAACCCTGCTCTTCCCACCAAGGAAAACCCTTTAATGAACATGTATTTGAGTGTTGAAGATCCATATTCCCATAGTGCTTAGATGCTTTATGCTAGCTTTGTCAGGAAATTTGACACATCAGGGGTGTCCAATCTATTCTAAAGGCACAGTGTGGCTGGAGGTGTTCATTCCATATAAGCAGATAGGATTGACATCCCTGATGTACCTAGTCGTCCCAAAGGAACGTGTGGAAGGGTGATGGAAagtatgtttttctgtttatcCATAAAAAGCTGTTAAGCTGGGGCTAAGGGAAGAGTGTATGTGCAGTAGAGGCTATGATTCCTGCCCCAGACTGAGCTATTTGGAGTTTGCATGAGCAGACAGAAGTGCTCCCCTACCAAGGCTAATAGTAATCAGCCAGTCTGAACTGACCTGGATTCACCAGTCTGACACACACGGtctaacacacacagtctaaCACTCTCGTCAAGATGTTCATTATTTAAAAGGCTTCTGGGTACTGCAGttctctctacctccctctacctcttactctctttctgtctctatctttttctacccctctctctctttttccatttctttgtctctccttttctctctctctctactttttcacccccaccccccctctaAAACAGCCTGTTAGCTTCAGGCTAGGTGCAGTGCTAAAGAGGCTGAGGATAACGCAGATGACATGATGGAGTCTTGCCTTTTTATCTCCATAGTAACATGTCCTCAGATAACCCGTATTGTGAGCCTGgagtaacattttttttattgtttttgaagTAAATGTGTTTGATTATTAATGAGTAAATTATTAAAAGCATGTTATTTTATGTTTCACAGATAATACAGTTGCCCATCCGTCATTTTTTCagatttattatatgtatttatacgCTTGTCATAATGCAGCCTAGttgtgttctctgtgttttcaCTGGAAGCTTTAGGATCTCACAAGCACTGCTGATGCAGGTCAGGTCCCTGTGGTCCAGGAAGTGTATGAAGCTGTGGAGGTCAGGCTGATCCAGTGATTGAACTGGCACTCTTAGGGCTACAGTTTTTAACTGAGAGACAGTTAATCACAATCACATAATCACTGCAACAATTTGGGGAATTACTTTTAACTAACTAGATTAGAGTAACGCTACGCTGACAAATTGAACTGAACACACttcagttcagtgtttttccACAAATGTCTATAAATGGTCTCTAATGAGCATCACTGACAGAGACCATGACACATTGAGCattaggaagaaccactgagagtaATCAACACTCAATATGAGAACAACCCTAAACGCATTAGGaagaagctaaaaaaaaaaaggactttaACCGAGAACTTCCTTAAGAGAGTGAGCAactactgagaggaaccaagacccaggGGAAGAACTTTTCTgaaagcatgaagaagaaccactggaaGGAACCAAAATTTAAAAAGAAGAACCCCTtaaagagcaagaggaagaaagacTAGGAAGAATCACTCACTCCCTTAGAGAgtgaggaaccactgagagggaCCAATATTCCAAATGAGAACCCCTCTAAGAGCAGAGGTCAAGCAGCCAGACCTAATGTAATTCATGCTAGTCTATACTGGTTTTGTCAGCAGGGTGCAAACACTCAGTGTTGTGTTTTATTGCCCCTTTAAGTGCAGATCCCATAATCGGCTGAATTCCATGTTGTGTTAATCCAGGATTAGCAGTAAGGCAGGTAGCAGGAGCAGGTAGTAAACAAAAATAGACTATTTTGTTAACATTTTTGAAATCAGGTCATCAAAGTAGATCACTTATGAAAATAGGACATTGGCAGGACCCATTTTCATACATTATTCATAAGGATGGAAACCAGATCAATGGGATAACCGATATCTGacaacagctgtttacaaaagTATTACAATACAGTTGATTAAATACTCACGTACAGGAGTATTAATGGTTCTGAGTGAATAGGTTTTGTTGAAGATGGATCTTGAGTGATTAAGTAATCCTGTGGTCTTTATGTAAGTTCTTTGCAGTTTCCTCCCCTTAACCCAAATGAATTTGATCAGATAAGACATGTTTGGTTGAGTGACTTTATTTAGGCTtttaaaaagaggacactggggaaaCACAGGCATTCACTGTGGGTAGGATGttgtggcctgtgtgtgtgtgggggggggggttaatacTTGTTATATAACAACATATACTTGTTTACTAAGACCAGTAATTAACATTAATAGCCCATATGGCCAAATAAACTCTTAGAgcccaaaaagagaacctctgtttGGTTTCTGAACAGTGTTAGCCGAGCCCAGTGTTAGCCACAGGTCTTAGCTTGTGGTGAATGTAATTGTTGGCATTTGGAAAAATGTTGAAATGATAACTAATATGATTTTAAGATGTAAATGCAATATATTGTCTTAGTTGATCAGTAGTCCTCAAAGCTTGTGGAGGTGTTTAGTTATCTTTACTAGACTTAAATatatggtttctgacactgtatgactcactgttatctagaacatgaacAGGCTTTAGGCTGCTTCTACTGTTTGTAATATAAAcatactttagtccatgttcAAGATAACAGTTTTTGCAATGCGAATTGATGTGCTTAAGCTtctattgcttgttagctacattagctttgtaatCTTTAGACACTGATCACGTCTCAGCTGACTGATTTGGTATAAGGGTGAGGGAAAGTTAAGAAagttaaaatgattttattttaaaacctGCGCTACTCTGTGTTCACCCCAACAGGATATAGAAACTCCACTGATGCAAATAAGCCCATGTCCTGGACGTATGATTGGACCGAAGTTCAGTCTGTCCACCAATCAGATGACACGTGGGCCGCCTTTAAGCAGGAGGATGACAGCAGAGGGCCAGAGTCAGAGATAGCGTCTGGCGGCCAATGGTGGAGCTCGACTGcagcagagaacacacacctcACGCTGTCTTCTCTGCATAATGTGGTATGACTAAAAACACGGATGCCGCTGTGCCACAAACTAGCTCTAGAGAggattttttatgtttattatgtaGCGGTGAGGGGGCGACCTTTTAAATATTGCCACTTTCACTGATCTCCGCAGCAATGTGCAAAACGAAAAAGCCTCAGTTTGGCTGTTTTCTACCCCGCCTGCACTAAGCCATGCGCTTCTTACTCACTTCCTAACGTGCATTAATCAAATGCTGAGAAGGCGGAGATTTGCTTATAATGAGGGTGGGTGAACAAATGATCATGTATTTTTTGTTAGTGTTTTAGAATTGCACCATATTAAAGCCTAATTACATTTACCTAGACAAaattatggaccttgctttgtccAGTCATGGaacagtcatgttggaacaggaagagGTCATCCCCAAACTGTCCCCACAAAGTTGGGGACATGAAATTGAACAAAATCTCTTGGtgtgctgaagcattaagagttcctttcactggagcTAAGGGGccaaacccaactcctgaaaaactaCCCCATACCACACGCAAACGCAGTGAGACAAgaacagttgactgtggaatatttagtagtgaggaatatttagtagcaagtcacaactggacttgttgcacaggtggcatcctatcatggtaccacactggaatttactaagctcctgagagcgacccattctttcacaaatgtttgtagaagcagtctgtgTCCATGGAACACCTGAATTAAATTATTTAGATGGGTgagcaaatacttttggcaatatagtgtgcacatatggacaaaattgttggtccCCCTcgattaatgaaagaaaaacccacaatggtcacagaaataacttctgacaaaagtaataataaataaaaattctatgaattTCATTGATTtggaaccatgcttcaacagaactattttaaaaaattaactCATAAACtggtcactgtgctgtttggtgacatggtgtgacaaaagagcccagaaaaacttttAAAGAGaataaaggtgaacttcaagctcaaggaacatcattGTCAAATTGCACTATCcatcattgtttgagccaaagtggacttcatgggagacgacaaaggaggacaccattgttgaaaacaaatccagactggaatttgccaaactataTGTTgacccaaagcttctgggagaatgtcatatggacagatgagacaaaaacttttgccaaggcacatcagctctatgttcacatacagaaaaatgaagcatatcaagaaaagaacactgtccctactgtgaaacatggaggaggctctgttatgttctggggctgctgtgctccatctggcacagggtgtcttgaatctgtgcagggtacaatgaaatcttaagactatcaagggattctagagagaaatgtgctgcccagtgtcagaaagcttggtctcagtcgcaggtcatgggtcttgcaacaggataatgacccaaaacacacagctaaaaatacCAAGAATGGAGGAAAACTTTGGACTagtctgaagtggccttctatgagccctgacctaaattctattgagcatctttggaaggagctgaaacatgccgtctggaaaaggcacccttcaaacctgagacaactggagcagtttgctcatggggagtgggccaaaatacctgctgaaaGGTGCAGAAGTCTCGTTGACAGTTaaaggaatcgtttgattgcagtgattgcctcaaaaggttgtgaaacaaaatattaagttaagggtaccatcattactgtccaggcctgtttctattttaaaaaataattctgttgaggCATgattgaaaagcaatgtctgactttcattggtgaattttcatagcatttttatttattattacttttgtcaggttCAAgctatttctgtgaccattgtgggtttcttttcattaaccgaggggtaccaacaattttgtccatgtgtgtatgtgggttttaagaagaaactTCTTATTTGGACTCATTCTTGGGaagaagacatttcttcttaaaaacAAGCCACCAATAAAAAGCATGATTTTTACACAGATTTCTGCACAAGCTGAGcaatacagaaccatcactgaaagagagagaagcatgtggactgatgtgtTAGAGTGATGCAACAGGGTTTGTTgtgcagcattatgcagttttCGTGAACTTTTTTATTCTGCCTGCTTTACCAAAGTTGCATATTATAGTTGGCAACATTCCAGCCTGGAGTAGCCAAAATGCAGATACGAAGA is a window from the Salminus brasiliensis chromosome 13, fSalBra1.hap2, whole genome shotgun sequence genome containing:
- the LOC140575245 gene encoding uncharacterized protein, which encodes MLQQNNNNNYLCLDMAHRELLQGCSRTSAPLSFGAIGFGAIPLIKGLRAWAVSGGFSARSRRKAVGENHNHQLPDRPRGWKTKENLASFRTPGALVTVATLKGSEGVRQTQTRCLFLKAEGCSYLCTVGSNRVPGPRAAGQRMHPKSAEGMSRGRRASQDDAGVCEVKPQVIRKWRKSSKMGKSTEKSSASERKDIVSPLKLDQGPGSKWDSFTSQTDAQREAPSATSDCANTQCLKAKHKHAASTTQSGTVNKNTAVNDVNESHLHQTCEPDTSAEASSSGSRPHKDSLDRATAGIKHKSYPVADINLNHIAKSEGEPLGSAVPKSKEFSPESEELMQVNIGRNGAAEVEENSSQSYEETSIVNPSRTPSDGTLLINTEEEQSKITVDEDLRKSGNEVPAILALSEEMDKEEGLVMADTKSPKEHTSHGHDLPDVVSESKVRVDNSSKKNENGRTISDMEENKDVASTKSLVENCSTVSMQRMDQDSVKDENDQPEVVLHKKIKEKEDALDMSSTNSPIKGPGERVESRSKASMDKDQKEVTIYSEDVQKDEDEALDLVIIKNAVEDCGQDLDPAKLESRAGSDKDLKIENGQSEVAVHSYQIEKYEEKVLDVVSTKSLVESHGQGHYPTGVCEIKVMDIANTRSPREDPGQGHVGPLEECCPPQQVNSGFEEQWFAKSPSQDPPKASVAVTIACLPNPAFTSTSNSTTAIATAPPALGRQEEVGAGFRSLGPQAESQLLSEQKRGQDRSKVATNERPVEVGAEEEDEFGVFMQAGQEEIWTEDFNRFQQVPSRTHDGVGYRNSTDANKPMSWTYDWTEVQSVHQSDDTWAAFKQEDDSRGPESEIASGGQWWSSTAAENTHLTLSSLHNVSSVFLEAFPFVDSSSGDTDCVPTLKELLQRPAENSRAAPPQNQSLLDGLQDLDRMIDVKYKRAESLSRKLLLQSLHLGAVISERVSSRKQATARFSPNLPTSNQQLAANAKRRLSYDINRNIMA